Within the Erigeron canadensis isolate Cc75 chromosome 6, C_canadensis_v1, whole genome shotgun sequence genome, the region GAAAAAGGTAGCTTAGACCACATATAACTATATCGTTATAGTGGGAATTGACTAGACAGCCTCATTTACCATGAGAACTTAGACATACCAATACGACAATTTCATATAAACACCTAACGCATAATTTTAGAAGGGAAACTGTACCTTAGACATAGCAAGACCTGTAACATATGTGTCTCCATTAGCTGATTTCTCATAAAGAATCTCTCGGCACCCCCATCTCAGATGAAACCTGAAGTAGCATAAGCATATTATTAGTTTACAATAAGATGACATTTTTTAAACAGCATAGTTGCACTTTGAGTCTTCAACTACTTTCCATATGTATCAggaatcaataataataatcaacaataaaaaaaaaaaaaagaataaagaacTCAAAATAGAATAAGTAGATGGGGTAAAACTTGTATTGAAACATGTCGGGTAGGTCAGTCTGCAACACTTTTTGTTTAAAACTTCTAACCTTTTTATAAGAGATACTTTTTTCAAATTCAATTACATAAGTGATTTCAGCAACAATCTACCTTctattttaataaaacaatGTGAAGAGATTTAACAAATAATTAGTATTTAGTAAAATTATACAATTTCAGAAATAATCTATAACCTCGCATATAATGGTcttaaaagtttattataagtTAATGGGTGAAATACAACCTTATTAACCCACTtgacttttttcctttttagcttctttttttagGGTTATTCCACCCCATGACCTAATAGAGATGAAAATAACCCAAATCGACCCATTCTCAATTTAATGTTAGGGTCAAAAACTTTACCTCTAAGCATGCTACCTATTACGGAATGACAGGTGACACAATATGAAGACCACCTAAATAGCTTTAGTGTATCTAGTCAACAAGGCATGGGTATCTATAGATCGTATTAGTTCAGCAACAAACCAAAGGCCTTTGGCCTAATGGTATATGAGGTGACTCATCAACCAAGAGAATTTGGGCATTAGCCCCATGATAGACAAATTATAAATATGTCTGGATATTTGTTTttcacaaaaaacaaaacaaaatcagcTACATGTATGAGAAGATTGTTATGgacgagcatagtgcccgcgcgttgcagcggtgagataatgggggtgataggtcataggaggtgtcGAGGTGATAATTCatagtgtgatagccaaatgccttagccgtacgagatccaccctcggatttaaaaattcgtcgaaactatatcgaatgacctctctaatgaaagaacatgaaattttaagaacacccatacaatttttatattttattggtatacggtttttgagatataagatttttaatgaattagaggaataaaatgatttatggaggagagaaaaaaatgagtggttgagatttgaggagagagaggaaaatgagtggtttagatttaagggtatattagatatattaggtagagacgTTTAAATTGGTAAATAAAGAAGAAGGGATATTTAGGcggttcaaatcatcttttcttaaaaaaaaagggggcaaaatgctttataagataatatatagATGATTTGTATAGCAATTACATTAAGTAAGTTCAAATCATACCTTCCTCCTTTCTCTACAATATAGTCTCTAATAGGACCACTAAGATAGACATCCGGAGAACCCTTAAGCATGCGCAACAAGGAGGCTTCGGTCTTAGTGGCAAATAATGAGAAAATGGTGAGCATACAACGTGCACTGATATTATCGCAGTCAATAAATCCAAGAGCATAAGCAACAGGATCCCACATTCTTTGGATACTCGCACGTGTTCCCCCTCTAGACATAAACCATTCAGAGAAGCTAACCTGTAGAAAAGATCAGGAGATTCAAAGGCGGTTACAGCATAAACTTTGAACGTATCAACCCCATAATACTAAAACTTAACAGACTGTTCTTACATTATCTAGGTTCCGTATTTGTGTCATTGCACCATCTGGATCTACAAGAGCCCTTACGACTGGACTTAGCGCAAGAGCCACGGCATTTCTGGCTTTATCATAAGGCTGCGTATACATGATGATGTGAAAAATATCAACTTTTTAAGTTGAGAAGAGTTAATTTAAAGGTACATTAATTTAGTGAGTAGGATATTACCTTAAGCTGATTCGTAGTCAAAAATGCATTAATTCCATGTAACGGTGCTCCAACAGGAAAACGGAAATCAAGTTCTGCAGTGAACGCATAAAAGGTACGATTTTATTAAGCATGAAAGATAAACATCTTCTTTAAATCAAACCTTAAATATGGTcgataaaaactaaaaacttaagCCTCAAAAATTACCACCAAGTTCTCCTCCTCTGTTGACAAAAGTGTGAGTGTGATCCTTTACAAGGAGGTTCCTCTCAGCACCAACCTAGGTTACATTCAAAACGAAAAGCATATCAAAAAAATTACTGATCATGTTTATTATATCATACTGGATATCAGGAAGCAACAACCAGAACAATTAAAAACCAAACTGACATATATCAAGTGCAGAAATAGACCAAATTTAGTGAAAACTACTAGTGGTCTAGTGTAGTAAAAGACAGATGACCTAGTGTTCATGAAACTAGTGGGAAGTTCAGTAACCAGTAGCTAGTTAGCTACCATCTCAAAATAGATGTAACACATCACAAATACTGTAATAAAACTGTGGCTACTAGCATTAAGGACTTTGTGTGCCATATAAACGATACCTATATTTTCTAATCATTCTATGCATACGCATACATAAGTTTTAATGTGCATAACTTCATTAGTTAATAAACAGATCACTAGAGTAAAAGCCAGTACTCACCTTTTTCAGAAGACGAAAAAGATTATTGTAGCAACCAAAGAAAACGTGTAGTCCCATTTCAATGTGGTTTCCACGTTTATCAACAAACGAACCCACTTTCCCACCAATGAAGGTCCTTGACTCGTATATATCTACCTGTAGAATTAGAGATTTTTTCAAGTGTTGTTAAAGCTTGAACCCAAACTTggcaaaagaaaaaagaaaaaagaaaaaaaaaaagttacacaaTGACACAAAGTTACCTATCAGTTGCGAGAAGTAATTAGAGTTTATTCAGTTAATTTGTAATAGAAAGCCCAATATGGTGCATTTAACAGATATTATCATTTATGAACTACCAATTTTCATTTTCCTTTACAGTCAAATTGTTAACAGCGATGCTGAAGTGCTTAATGTATACTAAAGGTAGTTAAGTAGAAACTGAGAAATCTCATAAaggtttaaaaagaaaaaatttaaaacctcGTGCCCTTGATCCAAAAGCTCTACGGCAGTTGACATGCCAGCAAGGCCGGCACCTATGATGGCCACCTTCAATTTGGGCCCCCGATAATGTTCAGGTTCTGGTGGAAATAAGCCTTTTGGAGCTGATCATCAAGTAAAACAACAGTAGAAGCATAATCAGTGCAATATCAttttactaaaataaatatgataaagatatataataaagatcaaCAATTACTTACATCTGTATATTAGACACTACCACAATTATGTTCTAGTTGAGTGAAATTCATGCATATATTAAGTCACCATTAATATCATGATTGATAAATCCTATACATTCATCAAAGTAGTGGGCCTAAAAACTTTCAGCTTAATTTTGTCAAGATACGATCCCGGTTTGTAAAGCGTAAACTAAAACAATGTGAACGAAAACAACCGGCAATCAAATTTTATAGTTTACTAATAACCTCTATGCATTCATTCACAATTTTTATAGGTCAAAAAACTTCCAAcctaaatttttcaaaaaaatatatccaATTCTTAGTACCAACTGAGATCGAAAATCCTAATCAATAAACGAGCATATGAAACTTTGAGAAAATAATGTTCATCTTCGCATGATCAGATCAATAACAAACTTGTACATCACACAGCAAATAGTAAACAAACTACATCACTCCGTAGTCCCGAAACTATGTCGTTACATCATACTTCCTAACTGTAATTATTACTAACAGATTCTATATCATATTAAAAGCTTCATAACTAATTTTGCTACAAAAGTATATCTAACAATATCAGAAAGTTACTCAATAATCAACAactaacttaaataaaaataattcaaaacaaacacacatcataaatcataattCATCCTAACTTTCTAACAAACTATCCGAAATTCACGGAGATATTTTAGCAACAAATTCTATGTCATACTTGAGCTTTGTGcaacaaaatttataattatatatctcaAATTcaaactaataaaacaaatattttaaataactaattaattaataataataataatattaccaTTATTTCTCATATCTGAAACATCTTTATCCAAATCCGACCTAACAACAAGAGACTTTTTTGTATAAACCTTTAACCGACTCAATTGACGGTTCCGGCGATACTGTATGAACGTATCAGTAGTCGTCGGAAATGAATTCCGAGCTCCGGCAGCAGAAGTCGCCGGAAAAAAtgttgatgatgttgatgacgtgGCCATTTGTAACTAACTAGTAACAAACTTCACACACACTCACTCACTATGTGTGTATAGTCTCTtatctatagatatagatacatatatagatagaaatagaaatagaaatagaaatagagAGGAGAAGtgaatggaaatggaaatggaaattgTGAGTGAAATTTGAAGGTTTATAAATTGTGTAATGGATGAAAAAAGAATCTGGGAATATGGAGATGCTTAGTGGTGTATGTTTTGTCACGGTGTTGGAACTATAACAACAAGAGATACCGTTCTATCTTTCTATTTGGATGCATGTAATTCTTTTTGGACAAACttaggtgtatatataataaaaaataaccaTGTGATAGATGTTAATTATACaaacctgtttttttttttaataaaatcgcACGGTatccacgcaatgcggcggtgatgacAACGATGGATGGTAATGGTGGTGGCGACATTAAATGAGGTAAATAATTGATGGAGGTGATGGAGGTGATCGATGATGGGGTGGTGTCGGtaatggggtgatctacctgacgggctccgcctttaGTCGTACGGACTCCGtcattggatttaaaaattcgtcgaaagtatatcgaatgaccactctaatgaaagaacatgaaattttaagaatacccatataacttttataatttatcgatgtacggtttttgcgaaaaaatattttgaatggaTTAGATTGATAAAATGGTTTATGGatgagaggaaaaaaaaatgattggttgagctTTGATGTGAGAGAaaatgtattatagttattttaggtaaaaataTAATAGATGGGAGAGCATTATCgggaaatacttaaaatcaatattgaaaatttaaattcaaTATTGAATATCTTAaggaaatttgttttataatatagtataaatataaatatagatcagagactaatagtgtaatataaaataaaagattggtGAAGATTTAACTCGTTAAAAGTATTTTAGTCAACTCGCATGtctcatttttttaaactttcaatatGGTACATAATTTTATGGGATTAGTATTTCAAAATGTATATAACTTTACACGATTTGTCATAGTGTGTATCGAACTTCAATCTTGTGCGTTGTATGTAAGAACTTTCAAATCATGTGTAATGTATgtatccgaccaatcaaaaacttacaagtgacaacttatatgatTGTCACATATACAcagatacatacaatgcacaagatttgaaagttcattacatacgaTGCACATGAATGAAGTTTCATACATACAATAACAATTCATGTAAAGTTATCTACATTCTAAAATACTAATCCttaattttatatagtagtacATAGTAATCATATATTGAAAGTAAGTTTAAACTTAATAAATTGATTATCTTGCACTAATTAACAATATGTTCTCTGTGGACATAATTGTTGGGCAAGTTAATTACTAACAAACATGATTGGACGATTTGAGTGTGCAATTAAGTAGGTCTCGGTTATAGATTAAGAATTAAGTTGTCCTGAATCTTGggttaattataaattatttggtGGATATCTTAGTAATATGATAACTATAAGATAGTCATACACTCATACACATTTGTAGGAGTAGATTGTTTAGAGAGTTTTCGAGAGTCAT harbors:
- the LOC122603044 gene encoding zeta-carotene desaturase, chloroplastic/chromoplastic, yielding MATSSTSSTFFPATSAAGARNSFPTTTDTFIQYRRNRQLSRLKVYTKKSLVVRSDLDKDVSDMRNNAPKGLFPPEPEHYRGPKLKVAIIGAGLAGMSTAVELLDQGHEVDIYESRTFIGGKVGSFVDKRGNHIEMGLHVFFGCYNNLFRLLKKVGAERNLLVKDHTHTFVNRGGELGELDFRFPVGAPLHGINAFLTTNQLKPYDKARNAVALALSPVVRALVDPDGAMTQIRNLDNVSFSEWFMSRGGTRASIQRMWDPVAYALGFIDCDNISARCMLTIFSLFATKTEASLLRMLKGSPDVYLSGPIRDYIVEKGGRFHLRWGCREILYEKSANGDTYVTGLAMSKATQKKIVKADAYIAACDVPGIKRLLPSNWRDWEFFDDIYKLVGVPVVTVQLRYDGWVTEMQDLERSRQLRQAAGLDNLLYTPDADFSCFADLALASPEDYYIEGQGSLLQCVLTPGDPYMPLPNEEIIRRVTEQVLTLFPSSQGLEVTWSSVVKIGQSLYREGPGKDPFRPDQKTPVKNFFLAGSYTKQDYIDSMEGATLSGRQASAFVCDAGEELVALRKLITAIESVDTIGVDELTLV